The proteins below come from a single Mangifera indica cultivar Alphonso chromosome 16, CATAS_Mindica_2.1, whole genome shotgun sequence genomic window:
- the LOC123198581 gene encoding heterogeneous nuclear ribonucleoprotein 1 — protein MATNRKLVVLGIPWDVDTDGLREYMSKFGDLEDCIVMKDRSTGRSRGFGYVTFASAEDAKTAMDAEHFLGNRMLEVKIATPKEEMRAPPRKATRIFVARIPPAVNEATFRSHFEKYGDIMDLYMPKDQGSKAHRGIGFITFASSDSVESLMADTHELGGSVVVVDRATPKEDDFRPIGRMAHGGYGAYNAYISAATRYATLGAPTLYDHPGSFYGRGESTRGMGKKIFVGRLPQEATVEDLRQYFGRFGQILDVYVPKDPKRSGHRGFGFVTFAEDGVADRVSRRSHEICGQQVAIDSATPLDDAGPSENFIIGGAPVFGGYGGPMRTYGRMYGSLDFDDWGYGMGGGRPSRADWRYRPY, from the exons ATGGCCACGAATCGAAAGCTTGTG GTTCTCGGCATTCCTTGGGATGTTGATACGGATGGTTTGAGAGAGTACATGAGCAAGTTTGGGGATTTGGAGGATTGCATTGTCATGAag GATCGGTCGACTGGACGATCTCGTGGTTTTGGCTATGTAACATTTGCATCAGCTGAAGATGCCAAG ACTGCGATGGATGCTGAGCATTTTCTTGGAAATCGAATGCTGGAAGTCAAAATAGCTACACCAAAG GAGGAGATGCGAGCACCCCCAAGGAAAGCAACCAGAATATTTGTGGCAAGGATACCACCAGCAGTGAATGAAGCAACATTTCGGAG TCATTTTGAGAAGTATGGTGACATAATGGATTTATACATGCCAAAG GATCAAGGCTCAAAAGCTCATCGAGGAATCGGATTTATCACTTTTGCTAGTTCAG ATTCTGTAGAAAGTTTAATGGCTGATACCCATGAATTGGGAGGCTCTGTTGTAGTTGTTGATCGAGCAACACCTAAG GAAGATGACTTTAGGCCAATAGGTAGAATGGCACATGGTGGGTACGGTGCGTACAATGCTTACATATCTGCTGCAACTAGATATGCAACGTTAGGTGCTCCTACCTTGTATGACCACCCAGGCTCATTTTATGGAA GAGGGGAGTCTACACGTGGAATGGGTAAAAAGATTTTTGTTGGCAGGCTGCCTCAAGAGGCCACAGTTGAAGATCTGCGACAGTATTTTGGTAGATTTGGCCAGATATTAGATGTTTATGTCCCAAAG GACCCTAAGAGAAGTGGCCACCGAGGTTTTGGTTTTGTGACCTTCGCTGAAGATGGTGTAGCAGATCGTGTATCTCGAAGGTCACATGAAATTTGTGGACAGCAG GTAGCAATAGATTCAGCCACGCCTCTTGATGATGCTGGCCCTAGTGAAAACTTCATAATTGGTGGTGCTCCAGTCTTTGGGGGTTATGGTGGGCCTATGCGCACATATGGAAGGATGTATGGAAGCCTTGATTTTGATGAT TGGGGTTATGGGATGGGCGGGGGAAGACCATCAAGAGCAGACTGGAGATATAGGCCATACTAA
- the LOC123198750 gene encoding triacylglycerol lipase OBL1 translates to MGEFDQGFSCSYMLLKPEEVKFADLVRILIYSDIAKRGGVDSSEAREESFRYRWIIFISIVVQKFLLFVAKPLAFTGSGIEFLVNLLSCNRNPGVLLLNMIRGRMVKPDKESATFISFIGNLDKRVKLDSGIKHGDARYFATLSMMASKAVYENRAYIETTVKDHWKMDYLGFYDYWNDYQGKATTQAFVLYDKSVEHDTIIVSFRGTEPFDADAWCSDFDLSWYEINGVGKIHGGFMKALGLQKPGVWPKEINDPEDKPPEPLAYYAIRDMLVDQLRKNDRAKYILTGHSLGGALAILFPAILIQHQEKLLLERLEGIYTYGQPRVGDEKFGEFMEMKLKEHKVKYFRFVYSNDIVPRLPYDDSDLMFKHFGTCIYYNHRYEAKVVPEQPNKNYFSPLKVIPMIMTAFLELIRSFTIIHKMGPEYREGWFLKMFRVIGLVMPGISAHSTQDYVNATRLGSSDVFLSPSFDEDV, encoded by the exons ATGGGGGAGTTTGACCAAGGTTTCTCCTGTAGTTATATGCTCTTGAAACCAGAAGAAGTGAAGTTTGCGGATCTTGTTCGTATATTAATTTACAGTGACATTGCTAAGAGAGGCGGCGTTGACAGCAGCGAGGCGAGGGAGGAGAGTTTTCGCTATAGATGGATCATATTCATCTCCATCGTCGTACAGAAGTTTCTGCTTTTCGTCGCAAAGCCATTGGCGTTCACTGGGTCGGGGATCGAGTTCTTGGTCAATCTTCTGTCTTGTAACAGAAATCCCGGTGTGCTCTTGCTTAATATGATAAGAG GGAGGATGGTAAAGCCAGACAAAGAATCAGCAACTTTCATATCATTCATTGGAAATTTAGATAAGCGAGTGAAGCTGGACAGTGGCATCAAACATGGAGATGCCAGATATTTTGCCACTTTATCTATGATGGCGTCTAAAGCAGTATATGAGAACAGAGCTTACATTGAAACTACAGTGAAAGATCACTGGAAG ATGGACTACCTGGGATTCTATGACTACTGGAATG ATTATCAAGGTAAAGCCACAACACAAGCGTTTGTCCTCTATGATAAAAGCGTTGAACATGACACAATAATAGTGTCTTTTAGGGGAACTGAGCCCTTTGATGCAGATGCTTGGTGCTCAGATTTTGACCTCTCTTGGTATGAGATCAATGGCGTAGGAAAGATTCATGGTGGTTTTATGAAGGCTCTCGGCTTGCAGAAGCCAGGAGTTTGGCCTAAAGAGATCAACGACCCGGAAGATAAACCCCCAGAGCCCTTAGCTTACTATGCAATCAGGGATATGTTGGTAGACCAGCTGAGAAAAAATGATCGAGCTAAGTATATACTCACAGGCCACAGCTTAGGTGGGGCATTGGCTATTCTCTTTCCTGCAATTTTGATTCAGCATCAGGAGAAACTGCTGTTGGAGAGACTAGAAGGGATTTACACATATGGGCAACCAAGGGTTGGAGATGAGAAGTTTGGGGAGTTCATGGAAATGAAGCTGAAAGAGcataaagttaaatattttagatttgtttACAGTAATGACATTGTTCCAAGGCTGCCTTACGATGACTCTGATCTTATGTTCAAGCACTTCGGGACCTGCATTTATTATAACCACCGCTATGAAGCAAAG GTTGTTCCTGAGCAACCAAACAAGAACTACTTCTCACCGCTGAAGGTGATTCCAATGATCATGACTGCATTTTTGGAGCTGATAAGAAGTTTCACCATAATTCACAAAATGGGACCGGAGTATAGGGAAGGGTGGTTCCTCAAGATGTTCAGAGTAATTGGTTTGGTTATGCCGGGCATATCAGCGCATTCTACCCAGGATTACGTAAATGCTACCCGTTTGGGATCCTCAGATGTATTTCTGTCACCATCCTTCGATGAAGACGTTTGA